The genomic region AGTATTATTATCTTATTACCTCTTTATTTGCTGTAACCATGATAAAGCCATGTCAGATATCACTGTTTTGGGCTTGCTGCTATTGAAAAACTTTGCCCACGAGATGTACACCTATCATGATAAAGCCATGGCCAGACATCACTGTTTTGGGCTTGCCGCTATTGAAAATCTTTGCGCACGAGATGTACACCTATTATGTTAATGTGCTAGAGGCATACCCTTTTATAAAATAGGTGTACACTTCTTGAACGGGGCGTCTGCCATGAAAGAGGCATACGCGATGAATGTGCAAAATCCTTCTGGGAACTTTGTGCAGCAGAGAGACCCTGAGCGCCTCTTAACTGAGGTCTGAGGTGTACAGCTCTTTGAACATGTAGAAGGAGGCCATTTGTTTGCCACTTTTCTGGGAGGCAAACCTCAGAGACGCTAATAAAAGGACAGAATGACTGCACTGGATCTTTCCAAGTTTTTGTATTTAATAGTTAAACTCTTTTTGTGGTTTAAGGGTCATGAATCTAGCTTTATGGGAATATGGTAGGAAAGGGGATGTGATTGAGGACAACTTCTTTTTCCACTAGAGGTAGGTGTTGATGATATGGCAACTACCTCCAGGTTAGATTGATTTTATTCAGGCTTTGGATTCCTTAGGGATTGATAGAGAGCGAAAAATAAACTAAACATACGTGGAGATAGATGTTTTGTGTGGCAAGATTGAGTCACGCAACTTCATGTGTATCTTAATTGAATAAGAGACTTTGTGCTTTAGTGGAGGAGAAGCTGAAACCGCAGAAGTGTTGTTGACTTGGTGTCTAGTTCTTTTTTGAATAGTGGACTTATTGTTGTCAGCATTTTCTGGGTTTGTCTTGATGAAGTTAATTTCTTCTCCATAGAAAAATTAGAAAGTGTCATTGCCCCAGAGGGCTCAGAATGACAAATAAATCCTTTGGTCTGAATCTAAATATTATCATTGAAGCTATGGATCTTGAAGATCTAGACCTCTGGTTTCAGGAAATGACATTTTCCTAAGTAGTTAAAGGCCATTTCTTTTTTTGGGTGATGCATTTTCGTGGTTGTAATTATATGGTATAAGTTTCTATGGTCTGTGAATATCTGCATGAGATACTCTCAATTGTAAGTCTTTAAATAAAAATTATTAGGTTAGTAGATGCCATGATTTTTTAATGTTAAGTTAGAAATGGTTATCTATGTGTTTGATGTAACTCAGAAGAGTTGGGTTTATTGTCTTATGCTAATCCTTGGTGTTTCAGGTTGAGGATGTCATTTCAAAATTTAGAAACTTGCACACAAAACTTGAGGTGACACCTTCATCTGTGTCATATGAGAAGCTTATAATCTACTGTTGCGATTCACTTCGGGTAAAGATTTATTTTTTGTCTAAAAATATTGAACAGTAAATTATACCAATCTCTTTGCTTTCTGGCTCACTTAAAGAGATCAGCTAGCCTGTTTATTTTCAAACCCTGGTTTGAGGATTGCTTAACATTTTTTTTCCTTCCTTTTTCTTTTTCCTCATTCATCCTAACCTAGGTGCATGTTGCTCTTGAGTTGGTGGATGAGATGTTTGAACTGGGTTTGACATTTTCTTTGAAGGCATTGCACTCCATTTTACAAGCTAGTAGTGAGAACTGTGACTTTAATCTGGTAAGTTTCAGTATTCTACATACACACACACACACCGTCCATGTATATAGTATGACTTTTGCCAATTCAACAATGTAGTATGACTTTTGCTGTTCTCTTATTTACCAATGTAATAAATCGTGACAGTTTGGTGTAGAAAAATACAAGGTGGGTGCTATCTACAATAGTGGTGGGCATCAGAACTTAGAAATTTTTATAGTTAAAGGACCCTCAGATAAATAACTTAGAAAATTTTATTGTTAAATGACCCTCAGATAAATAAATACCTTTAATAACTATAACGCTCAGAGACAAAACCAAGACCCTTACTTTACTCGTACACAGAAAAGGATATCTCACCCTACTGGATTATCATCTCCAACCTTCAGCTTCATTGTCCCATGTCTCATATAAGTTCTCAATAAAAAATAACCCAGAACCTGTGTCTTCTGTGGCCGTTTTATAATTTTAGGAAGTGTAAAACAATATGGTGAGAAGTCTTTTGTTCTAGTGTACTGCAGTATGTCAGTTTGAGAGTTGGGTTGAGCTGCCAGTCTCACCCTCCATAGTCTACCATAATCAATCCAACTGTTAGTACGTCATAAAAATAATAATAATTATTTTACAGAGCTGGGTACTTGGCTCGTGGTGTGGCGGGAAGACGGGGAAATAATGTGGATAAATTTGATTGGTGGGTTGGGTCTGAGCATGTGGTGGGCATTAACAACCTTATTATGTATTAATTCCGAACTCAGACATCCATCTCCCATATAGAGCAAAACAGCTCTCCCAATTCAGAGCTCCTTATTACTCGTATTCAAACTTCAAAGTTTCACCGGACTGTAAACTATTTTTTTCTGTTCAGCCCTGATGTGGTGGGGGTGGGAATTTTGATGTATTTATTTGCTAGTCCACAATAAAATTGTTGATTGTTCTCTCAAGCTTCAAATTTATTTTTGATCATCTTAGATAAGGCTCTTCTACCCCATTGGAGGTTACTTTGATGAGACATGCTGGAATAAATGTTACTGATGAACTGTGGTGGTGTTTTAACACATGAATGTAATCTTCACCATATTAACTTGATGTCCCATAGCTTGCAGCTGAATTCAGTGTTTTATTGAGATTGAAAGTTGGAAGACTTTGCTGTTGTTGGTGGTTGAAATGGCTTGAAGGTTTAGATGATAGACCTCACGATGACATTTTTGGCATGTAATAGTTTGAAGGAGAATAGGGAAAGACTGTAAGAGTATTAATCTTATGAGCCTAATGATAAAATTTGTACCATGTGACATATGATGCTTAAAAGTTGCTGTATGTAGGATTTGAGATGACTTCTAAATGTTGATCAGCTCTGTAATTATAATAGTGACGTAAAGATATTTGTAATCTGTTTCTGGCTGTTTTTGGTTTCATTGTTGTGATGTGTCTTTTGCCCACCTTATTTTCAGGTTCACCAAATCTATTCAGTGATTAAACGAGGCAACCTGAGGCCAAATTCCGAAACTTTCAGGAGTATGATAAATCTTTGTGTGAAAATGAAGGATGTAAGTCTCTTCCTTGCTGCCTTCAGCCAAATATATGTCTTGACAACCATGCAATGTGGCAGTTGAACTGTAACATACCACAACTTACCATATTTCCTTTTCACTGTAGTATGTGGGTGCCTATAGCATGCTGCATGATTTAGAGAAAATGAAAGTGAAGCCCACAGTTGCCATGTACAATGCTATAATGGTTGGATATTTCAGAGAGGTAACTTGTTCTTGGTCTTATGAGATCCATTCTGTGTTAAATTCTTTGGTACAGATGTTTTTCACATTCTCTCTTCTCCAGATTTATACATACTCTAGCTAATTTTAAATTCTAAAACTAGATGCGCATATTAACATGAATTAGTTATTATTGAACATGTTTCTTATGCTGTTTCTAGTTTCCAAGATTTTTGTGATTGATACTTCCTCTTTTCTTTATTTTTCTCCCCTGCTACACTCTGCAGAAGAATATGTCCCGTGGGCTGCAGGTTCTTAAAGAAATGAAAGTAGCAAATATAAAGCCAGATTCCCAGACTTTCAGCCATCTAATAACCAACTGCAACTCTGAAGAGGACATTAACATGGTAATCTGAAATTTATATCGAGGCAAAAGTCTTGTATCATACAAAGTTCAACCTAAAATATTGCAGTTGACACAAGTGGCTGGTCCAATTAACTTTACAAGCATGTGATTGTAGTATTACGAAGAAATGAAGCAATCTGGAATTCAAGCTACCAAGCATGTTTTCATGGCACTTATAAATGCATATGCAGCTTGTGGACAGTTTGAAAAGGCAAAACAGGTATATCTGCTTCGGGCAACTTTGCTGTACTAACTTTTGTATTAACCAAGAGTAGGTAACTTTATGTGATGTAATTTAGGTTGGACCTGATCAATAACATCATATGCTTGCAGATTATGTTCTAGCTTATTATTGAATACGACCTTAGATTACTTCATGTTCATGTTTTCTGCTGGATCCATTTTGAATTGCTTCTAAAATGGGTAAAAGTGCTTTCAAACTATCAAAAGCGTTCCTAACAATTGTTTTTGAAAAAAAGAATATCTAGAAACTAGACGTGCTTTTGGAGACAGAGAGCGGTTTTTGGTAGATTCTTATGAAGCAGTTGGTATATGCTTTGTAGAAAGAGCACTTAATGCGCTTCTACATGAAACACTTGTTTCTGTAGAAAACCTTTATGTGCTTCTAACAACACAAAAAAACAACACTGCTTTGAGTGGAATCTTCATAACAAAAGCACTCTTAGATCCCAAATAGTGTTGCCTGTCCTGTGTACTATGGATGCCTGATTAAACAAGGAGGCTCTTTAATTTTCTTTTTATAAATGTGAAAAACTTTGGCAGTATGCAGTCATTTATCAAAATTGCTATAAAAATTTGACATAAATCTCATTTCCTGCCAGAGTAAAATATAATATATTCTTCCTCTTAAATAGTTTTTCTTATTATTATTTTTCCAGTGTAAGTACATTGTTTCTTAACATTCTAGTAGGAACTTTTCTTAAGAGGGCAGGAGAGTAAACAATATTATATGAAAATTTTCTTCACTATCTAGATTTTTTTTCTCTGATAATAATTCATTAATTCATTTGTTTTAGCATTGTTACCCATATACAGTGTTATCAGTGCATCGTTCTTATTTGGGTAATCATATGATTTAGTATTTGCCTGTACTCTTGGTTTTACACTTTTATGGTTCTCCTTGGTCCTTACTAATTATAAATTTTCAACTATAACTTGACCAGATTATAATGTCTGTACAAAGTACATATTCTTACTGATTCTTTCGCATGCAGGTACTCTTAGACAAAGGGATTCCAGGAAAGAGCTTTTATGAGATTAGAAGCGTGCTTGTCCAAGCCCTTGCATCACATGGGCAATTGTCTAATGCATTTGATATATATGAAAAGATCAAGGAAGCTGGATGCAGTTTGGAGCCGAAAGCTGTTATAAGTCTTATCGTAAGTTCTTATAGTAATGCTTGAGATTATTGGTGTGTGAAAGCAATTTTAATTATTTTTTAATTAATTTTATCATAGGAGCACCTTCAATCTGATGAAGTAGCATTAAGCAGATTACTCCCTCTACTTGAGACACTAAAGGATCCAAACTATTGGCTCGATGGCTGCTTAAGAATTATCTTATATTGTGTTCGCTACAAGCATTTAAGGTCAGTTCATACAGCAGTTAAGAATTTAATATTTCATATCGGGTTTGAATTTTTTTCTCAACTTCTCTTCCCAACTTACGGGATTGGCCTTTTCATGTGCTATGTAAGTTTGAAAGAAAAGATGTGGAAAAGATGGAATAAAAACATTTTCTTTCAACTTCTAAAATCAGTGGCCTCCTAGGTCTCCACCCATTACCACTTGGTTTCATTTTGAATGCTCCCAGTTCAGTAATTTCATTCATTTGATTGTTTTGGCCTCACCTAATTTTAATTACTCTCTCTCTCTCTCTCTCTCTCTCTCTCTCTCTCTCATTATTTTAGAACTGCCGTCAATTTGCTTGAGCAAGTCAGGGATCAAGTCTGCACTGACGAATTAGCTCTAGAAGTAATTTTTGATAAGGTTTGTTTCTATTCTCTCAGACGTGATGTGTGATTTTTGGAAGCTGCAATCCACCATGATTTAGTTAAATTATATAATACCTTAGGGTGATCACATTTTCAAATTATGGCCTACTATTTGAGAATCTATATTGCTTTCTGATCCATGAATATTATTTTGAACCTCCCGATTTGATATTTAGACCTCCAGTGATTTATTATTGTTTATCTTTTTTTCTGAATAAAATGTTCTTAGTTTACCTTTACCCCAAAGGCCCAAGATTTATCAGTCCAGCCATGTTGTTCAATTCCAACCTCACCACGCACAGTGGCCGACCACCTTGGCCAGCATCACCAGCCGTCAATGGGCATTATGAATCCCTATCCTCTCTCAGATATCTGATGCCAGTAGAGTAGAGTTGTCAATTTTCAACAATGATGATCAGGAATTGGTGGTTTTCACTGAATCTAACTGTTGTGCAAATTGGAAGCTATGTGTGAAGTTTAAAGAAGGTCTAATACTGAAGTAGAGATTCATATTGCATGACCCCCCCCAACCCCCCCCCCCCCCCCCCCCCCCCAAAAAAAAAAAAAAACCCCAATTTTCTTAGTGGTAACTTACTAGCTCCAAAGACTTTGGAGGCTTTTCTTTTTCCATACTGATACTTAACTACTGTATTCACATGTCCATTTTCTGTAGTCTAAATGTATCAAACTGACAAGACCGTACACCGCTTTGCTGTGACCAATTTGTAGGTGTTTTCCTTCATCGCAGAATCAGAGTCCTCTTTGCAGTTTGGCCTAGATTTGCTGTATGCTATGAAGAGTGAGCTTGGCCTCACCCCTTCACGAAAATGTCTCGATTTTCTTCTCCACGCTTGTGTTAGTGCCAAAGATCTGCAAAGTTCTGTATTTGTATGGCAGGAATATCAAGCCACTGGCCTGCCTTACAATACCTTAAGTTTTTTAAGGTAATTTCCAGTTTTGCTTTTGCTGTGTCTTGAGAATTTTCTTCCATGGAGGAAAATGATTCATTTACCTTTGGTTCAATCTTGGAATGCTTGCAGGATGTATCAAGCCCTTTTGGCCTCTGGGGACAGAAAGGCTGCAAAAGTTTTGGAACATAAAATTCCTAAAGATGATCCTCATGTTCGGTCTATCATTGAAGCATGTAAACTGACTTATTTAAAGAAGAAAGAAAAAAACAAAACGAAAAAGAAAAAGAAAACAAACATGAGTAAACTCACTTAAGTTGGCATAATGATTAGGGTAAGAGATAAGTCATGTGGGATAAGTCCCATTCATCTAACTTAAATTGTACGAATGCTGGTTCTAGTATCTATATTATAAGCGCACATTCTTTCGGGCAAGTTGTTCAGTTCCACCCTTCCTGTGCTATAATAATACTTGCTATGGCAACATGAACAATGCAGATAAGTTTACAGACACAAAGATTGAAGCTGCAATCTTTTACTCAACAGGTGAACTTACCGTACTCTCAGTGAGTGGATATATTTCTCATTTGCAAAATTTGAGTCTGGAAGAGACCCA from Fragaria vesca subsp. vesca linkage group LG3, FraVesHawaii_1.0, whole genome shotgun sequence harbors:
- the LOC101296356 gene encoding pentatricopeptide repeat-containing protein At4g21880, mitochondrial-like, with amino-acid sequence MTARNTLGTVTRFAINYKSSSSSAAAAARESVVETALKLPASEDSTGQLSVWSILNCGTASDLQETDDAESLEKERDLPWFPKALQHSKVVPRERKSRHCFGDKQVVRFDKLVDMCSKNIGTEATLHVFSKIKKETGVKGSNALIKKCIEGARIATDEVDAEKHMQVAFGIFKSMKEQGFPLEEETYGPFLEYLIDMGMTKEFCFFCGVIKNGNPSSLTRLGYYEMMLWIRVNHEEKIRELCNDIESYDGVNKSLLQENYLLALCESDQRKEIVQLFESMDITEFSSPNTVARIFKCLGRLLLESFAEKVLLEFKACDGAAGNTSNLIYSYVVGILNLAVEDVISKFRNLHTKLEVTPSSVSYEKLIIYCCDSLRVHVALELVDEMFELGLTFSLKALHSILQASSENCDFNLVHQIYSVIKRGNLRPNSETFRSMINLCVKMKDYVGAYSMLHDLEKMKVKPTVAMYNAIMVGYFREKNMSRGLQVLKEMKVANIKPDSQTFSHLITNCNSEEDINMYYEEMKQSGIQATKHVFMALINAYAACGQFEKAKQVLLDKGIPGKSFYEIRSVLVQALASHGQLSNAFDIYEKIKEAGCSLEPKAVISLIEHLQSDEVALSRLLPLLETLKDPNYWLDGCLRIILYCVRYKHLRTAVNLLEQVRDQVCTDELALEVIFDKNQSPLCSLA